One genomic window of Anaerofustis stercorihominis DSM 17244 includes the following:
- a CDS encoding restriction endonuclease, protein MNVIDLNDKDYEELIFKFYTYFKNAFDFEKFLKPFLTTNGLDEVTVTRRTRDGGIDLIGKRRGLGGFSNEDDVKYYVQAKRNNPKNKVDVKKIRELRGVMPSGTKRLFITTSDFTKNAKEEALKDSFRPIILINGKRLIDNCIDNELGMLYKPVFSKISIDNLISREKELTENISDSIHVEKLISKNDIRARILPIPSVILETIPPKSNKLKVYINKKEEILNINWERKYLGGITKIYRDNGIITSENSFSTCISDWRIKGDKIIIEFLK, encoded by the coding sequence ATGAATGTTATTGATTTGAATGATAAAGATTATGAGGAATTGATTTTTAAATTTTATACTTATTTTAAAAATGCTTTTGATTTTGAAAAATTTTTAAAGCCATTTTTAACTACAAATGGTTTAGATGAAGTTACAGTAACTCGTAGAACAAGAGATGGTGGAATTGATTTAATAGGGAAAAGGCGTGGGTTAGGTGGATTTAGTAATGAAGACGATGTTAAATACTATGTTCAGGCTAAGAGGAACAATCCTAAAAATAAAGTAGATGTGAAAAAAATAAGAGAATTACGTGGAGTTATGCCTTCCGGTACTAAGAGATTATTTATAACAACATCAGATTTTACTAAGAATGCAAAAGAAGAAGCCTTAAAAGATAGTTTTAGACCTATAATATTAATAAACGGAAAAAGGTTAATAGATAATTGTATTGATAATGAATTAGGAATGCTATATAAACCTGTTTTTAGTAAAATATCTATAGATAATTTAATTAGTAGAGAAAAAGAACTAACAGAAAATATATCTGACAGTATACATGTTGAGAAGCTGATATCTAAAAATGATATACGTGCTCGAATACTGCCTATTCCTTCCGTAATTCTAGAAACTATTCCTCCAAAATCTAATAAATTAAAAGTTTATATAAATAAAAAAGAAGAAATACTGAATATAAATTGGGAACGAAAATATCTAGGTGGAATTACAAAAATATATAGAGATAATGGAATAATTACTTCTGAAAATTCTTTCAGTACTTGTATTTCTGATTGGAGAATAAAAGGTGATAAAATAATAATCGAATTTTTAAAATAG
- the ffh gene encoding signal recognition particle protein, with the protein MFEALGDKLQATFKKLRGKGKLTEKDIDAALREIRMSLLEADVNYKVVKTFANNLKEKCMGEEVLKSLTPGQQVIKIVNNELVALLGGESRDINLADNGPTIIMVVGVQGSGKTTSIGKMGNFFKNKKNKKVVFVACDIHRAAAVDQLKVLGEGLDIEVFTLDKKDAGKIAKKGVEYGKKIGADIIIVDTAGRQHVDSEMMEEAVKVKKAINPNETLFVIDSLMGQQAVDAAKAFDESLEITGFILSKLDSDARGGAALSVTYITKKPIKFSAFGEKMEDFEPFHPDRVASRILGMGDVLSLIEKAETIYDEKEAKKMEEKMRKNSFTLEDFLDQMESMNKMGGIEGLLSMLPEAGKLKGMAISEKDLIKQKAIIQSMTIKERQNPNIINASRRKRIAAGSGTKVSDVNKLLTGFEQSKKMMKQLNSGKMKFPGMKLPFM; encoded by the coding sequence TTGTTTGAAGCTTTAGGAGATAAACTGCAGGCGACCTTTAAAAAACTCAGGGGAAAAGGTAAACTTACCGAGAAAGATATAGATGCGGCTTTAAGAGAAATCAGGATGTCGCTTTTGGAAGCTGATGTTAACTATAAGGTTGTAAAGACATTTGCAAATAATTTAAAAGAAAAATGTATGGGAGAAGAGGTACTAAAATCTTTGACTCCCGGTCAGCAAGTAATAAAGATAGTTAATAACGAACTTGTCGCTTTGCTTGGGGGAGAGAGCAGAGATATAAATCTTGCCGATAACGGTCCTACGATAATAATGGTTGTAGGGGTACAAGGTAGCGGTAAAACTACGAGTATCGGTAAAATGGGTAACTTCTTTAAAAACAAAAAGAATAAAAAAGTAGTATTCGTTGCTTGCGATATCCATAGAGCTGCGGCCGTCGATCAATTAAAGGTTCTTGGTGAAGGGCTTGATATTGAAGTATTTACACTTGACAAGAAAGACGCGGGAAAAATCGCGAAAAAGGGTGTTGAGTACGGAAAGAAAATCGGTGCCGATATTATAATCGTCGATACAGCCGGAAGACAGCATGTAGACAGCGAAATGATGGAAGAAGCCGTAAAAGTTAAAAAAGCTATAAATCCAAATGAAACATTATTCGTTATTGATTCTTTAATGGGACAGCAGGCGGTTGACGCAGCAAAAGCATTTGATGAAAGTTTGGAAATAACCGGATTTATTCTTTCTAAGCTTGATTCCGACGCAAGAGGCGGGGCAGCCCTAAGTGTTACTTATATAACCAAGAAACCTATAAAGTTTTCTGCATTTGGTGAAAAAATGGAAGACTTTGAGCCTTTCCATCCCGATAGAGTAGCTTCCAGAATTCTCGGAATGGGAGATGTTCTGTCTTTGATAGAAAAAGCAGAAACCATTTATGATGAAAAAGAAGCTAAAAAAATGGAAGAAAAGATGAGAAAAAATTCTTTTACTTTGGAAGACTTCTTGGATCAAATGGAAAGCATGAACAAAATGGGCGGGATAGAAGGCTTGTTATCCATGCTTCCGGAAGCGGGAAAGCTAAAAGGCATGGCAATAAGTGAAAAGGACTTAATAAAGCAAAAAGCTATTATCCAGTCTATGACCATTAAAGAAAGACAAAACCCAAATATAATAAATGCAAGCAGAAGGAAAAGGATCGCTGCGGGAAGCGGAACAAAAGTAAGTGATGTAAATAAGCTCCTTACCGGTTTTGAACAAAGCAAAAAGATGATGAAGCAGCTGAATTCCGGCAAGATGAAATTCCCGGGGATGAAACTTCCCTTTATGTAA
- a CDS encoding RuBisCO large subunit C-terminal-like domain-containing protein yields the protein MKQKYNPMMFQCSESLDMSKHIVATYYMRGKGTNPMELDLAKFAESIAAEQATGTWIDVPFETDDIVERHAAKVIGIYETPAYDRELPDGIQYRDMIVRLAFPWENIGTNFPMIFTTAIGNISAARLKLLDLEFPKEYTDHFQGPKFGIQGVRDILDIPERPLTCAMIKPDTGWTPEQGGIMAYDAYLGGIDVIKDDELLVADPAWCPIEKRVQAITDAGKRAFEQTGEKKLYTVNLTEDSFKIKDLAYRAIDAGANALMINTYTAGFSALRQLAEDPNIQIPVMSHPDYAAAQSYSPDTGVAVALLWGKLARLAGADMAITTNYYGKIPVLRDSYLRTCRDLKMKFHNIKDCLPAPSGGMYQGVVPDTIYEVGTDVMIAAGGAVHGHRNGATAGARALRQAIDGAMAGIPLKEYAKDKPDLQIALDDWGCGEKEDLFDMKK from the coding sequence ATGAAACAAAAGTATAACCCTATGATGTTCCAATGTAGTGAAAGTTTGGATATGAGCAAACATATCGTAGCTACATATTATATGAGAGGTAAAGGCACAAATCCTATGGAACTTGACCTTGCTAAATTTGCAGAATCAATCGCTGCAGAGCAAGCTACAGGTACATGGATCGATGTTCCTTTTGAAACAGATGATATTGTTGAAAGACATGCTGCAAAAGTTATAGGTATATATGAAACACCAGCTTATGACAGAGAACTTCCTGATGGAATTCAATACAGAGATATGATAGTTAGACTTGCTTTCCCATGGGAAAACATCGGTACTAACTTCCCAATGATTTTTACAACAGCTATAGGTAATATTTCAGCTGCAAGACTTAAATTATTAGACCTTGAATTCCCAAAAGAATATACAGACCATTTCCAAGGTCCTAAGTTCGGTATCCAAGGTGTAAGAGATATCCTTGATATTCCTGAAAGACCTCTTACATGTGCTATGATCAAACCTGATACAGGCTGGACTCCTGAACAAGGTGGAATAATGGCATATGATGCATACCTAGGTGGTATTGATGTAATCAAAGACGATGAACTTCTTGTTGCAGATCCTGCATGGTGTCCTATTGAAAAAAGAGTTCAAGCTATTACAGATGCAGGTAAGAGAGCTTTTGAACAAACAGGTGAAAAGAAACTTTATACAGTTAATTTAACAGAAGACAGCTTTAAAATCAAAGATTTAGCTTACAGAGCAATTGACGCAGGTGCAAATGCGTTAATGATTAATACATACACAGCAGGTTTCTCTGCTCTTAGACAATTAGCTGAAGATCCAAATATTCAGATTCCAGTTATGTCTCACCCTGACTATGCTGCTGCACAGTCTTACTCTCCTGACACAGGTGTTGCAGTAGCACTACTTTGGGGTAAATTAGCAAGATTAGCAGGTGCTGATATGGCTATCACAACTAACTACTACGGTAAGATTCCTGTACTTAGAGACTCTTACTTAAGAACATGCAGAGATCTTAAGATGAAATTCCACAATATTAAAGATTGTTTACCTGCACCAAGCGGCGGAATGTATCAAGGTGTAGTTCCTGATACTATTTACGAAGTAGGTACAGATGTTATGATCGCTGCCGGCGGAGCCGTTCACGGACATAGAAACGGTGCTACAGCTGGTGCAAGAGCTCTTAGACAAGCAATCGACGGAGCAATGGCAGGAATTCCACTAAAAGAATATGCTAAAGACAAACCTGATCTTCAAATCGCTTTAGATGATTGGGGATGCGGTGAAAAAGAAGACTTATTCGACATGAAGAAATAA
- a CDS encoding polysaccharide deacetylase family protein, giving the protein MRGINTLTKNKKKHNDDFSNKGNKINFFIKKNRYYLIIMILVIGIISVVTFNIKHFSKYTNTESNISSKNKVENKSIDYKTIKPNEAGDVMVIMYHSIDNKAKHFPWHRNKKEFKEDLEYMYKNGYVLISMKEYLSNDINIPAGKTPILLTFDDGLKSCFSLIKNKEGKLVVNNDTLIGILEEFKSEHPDFGSGGVLYITENPFEYDAYYNNKTEGDYQDKFRVLTDLGYEIGNHTYHHYNMNNLNKNEIMEEIGKVNNLVYKNNNKIPTSYLAYPYGDKPKEENLKAVKNGEYKGVKYKMQSAVLAAPEPPYFTNPINKDFDPYYISRAIANSGQHMDMYWYFKYYKKHPEKKYISDGDNTVLSIPANYKKNVNSEKTKSFKTIFYDTKTYETIE; this is encoded by the coding sequence ATGAGAGGAATAAATACATTGACAAAAAACAAAAAGAAACATAATGATGATTTTTCAAATAAGGGTAATAAAATCAATTTTTTTATTAAAAAGAACAGATATTACTTAATAATCATGATCCTTGTAATAGGAATTATAAGCGTTGTAACATTTAATATAAAACATTTCAGCAAATATACAAATACGGAAAGTAATATTTCATCAAAAAATAAGGTGGAAAATAAAAGTATAGACTATAAAACCATAAAGCCGAATGAAGCCGGAGATGTCATGGTAATCATGTATCATAGTATCGACAACAAAGCTAAACATTTCCCATGGCACAGAAACAAAAAAGAGTTTAAAGAAGACCTTGAATATATGTATAAAAACGGATATGTTCTAATATCAATGAAAGAGTATTTAAGTAATGATATAAATATCCCGGCAGGTAAAACACCTATACTCCTTACATTTGATGACGGATTAAAAAGCTGTTTTTCACTAATTAAAAATAAAGAAGGAAAACTGGTTGTAAATAATGATACATTGATCGGTATATTGGAAGAATTTAAATCCGAACACCCAGACTTTGGTTCCGGAGGAGTATTATACATTACGGAGAACCCATTTGAATATGATGCATACTACAATAATAAGACCGAAGGTGATTATCAGGATAAATTCAGGGTCCTCACTGACTTGGGATATGAAATCGGGAACCATACTTATCATCATTATAATATGAATAACTTAAATAAAAATGAAATCATGGAAGAAATCGGTAAGGTAAATAATCTGGTATATAAAAATAATAATAAAATCCCTACATCATATCTCGCATACCCATATGGAGATAAGCCAAAAGAAGAAAATTTAAAAGCAGTTAAAAACGGAGAATATAAAGGTGTGAAGTATAAAATGCAAAGTGCGGTCCTTGCAGCTCCGGAACCACCATATTTTACTAATCCTATAAATAAGGATTTTGATCCATACTATATAAGCAGAGCAATAGCAAACAGCGGTCAGCACATGGATATGTATTGGTATTTTAAATATTATAAAAAACACCCTGAAAAGAAATATATATCGGACGGAGATAATACAGTTTTATCAATCCCTGCTAATTATAAAAAGAATGTAAACTCTGAAAAAACAAAAAGTTTTAAAACAATTTTTTATGATACAAAGACATATGAAACCATCGAATGA
- a CDS encoding DUF4186 domain-containing protein: MNNKEYEMIKIENVLERLSKSKFRASFHLKDKDLDYIDKKGLDIINNHTRDFIYKRLSPAVIPNDGKQTPTKNHPVFIAQHATATCCRKCLYKWHNISMNKELSNEEQCYIIKVIMTWIEREMKP, translated from the coding sequence ATGAACAATAAAGAATATGAAATGATAAAAATAGAAAATGTTCTTGAAAGGCTTTCAAAGTCAAAGTTTAGGGCAAGTTTTCATTTGAAAGATAAAGATTTAGATTATATTGACAAAAAAGGATTAGATATAATAAATAATCATACAAGAGACTTTATTTATAAAAGATTATCCCCTGCCGTAATACCAAATGACGGAAAGCAGACTCCGACAAAAAATCATCCAGTATTCATTGCCCAGCATGCAACCGCAACTTGCTGCAGAAAATGCCTATATAAATGGCATAATATAAGTATGAATAAAGAACTGTCAAATGAAGAACAATGTTATATAATAAAAGTAATAATGACGTGGATAGAACGAGAAATGAAGCCTTGA
- the ylxM gene encoding YlxM family DNA-binding protein, translating to MEKYFKMSYLIDIYSSLLTDKQLKVLEYYYNDDISLSEIASMLNISRQGVYDTLKRAEKIISEYDDKLNLLEKYERNIELIDKLEGLCEDKESLSLIKEIRENL from the coding sequence ATGGAAAAGTATTTTAAAATGTCATATTTAATAGATATTTACTCATCTCTTCTTACGGATAAGCAATTAAAGGTATTGGAATATTACTACAATGATGATATTTCACTGAGTGAGATTGCGAGTATGTTAAATATTTCTCGTCAGGGTGTTTATGATACTTTGAAGAGAGCCGAAAAGATAATTTCGGAATATGATGATAAATTGAATTTACTAGAAAAATATGAACGAAACATTGAACTAATCGATAAATTAGAAGGATTATGTGAAGATAAAGAGTCCTTATCTTTAATAAAAGAGATAAGAGAAAACCTATAA
- the rpsP gene encoding 30S ribosomal protein S16 gives MAVKIRLKRMGAKKQPYYRIVVADERTARDGKSIALLGHYKPVGEKSVEIDAEKAKEWLNKGAKPTDTVAKLFKQNGITK, from the coding sequence ATGGCAGTAAAAATCAGATTAAAAAGAATGGGTGCAAAAAAACAACCTTACTACAGAATAGTAGTAGCAGACGAAAGAACAGCAAGAGACGGTAAGAGCATTGCTTTACTGGGACACTATAAACCTGTAGGCGAAAAAAGCGTAGAAATCGACGCTGAAAAAGCTAAAGAATGGTTAAACAAAGGCGCTAAACCTACAGATACTGTTGCTAAACTTTTCAAACAAAACGGTATTACAAAATAG
- a CDS encoding KH domain-containing protein, with product MVELIETIAKALVDNPDEVEVRQVEKENLTVIKLKVSKDDMGKVIGKQGRIAKAIRSVLKAAATKEEKRVVLDIEE from the coding sequence ATGGTTGAATTAATAGAAACAATTGCAAAGGCTTTGGTAGATAATCCCGACGAAGTTGAAGTAAGACAAGTTGAAAAGGAAAACCTTACAGTAATCAAACTTAAAGTATCAAAAGATGATATGGGCAAAGTTATCGGTAAACAAGGCAGAATTGCAAAAGCTATAAGAAGCGTGTTAAAAGCTGCTGCAACCAAAGAAGAAAAGAGAGTTGTTTTAGACATCGAAGAATAA
- a CDS encoding response regulator, whose translation MGRLNKKEVIAFARKILRTYFVESRLDFLISTFDDDIIWLGGGRMQKAEGKEDVANWFISGKNDMFPCVMENEDYQYMRLGDDYHMVEGVSDLYTSDNTEHIMFASQRITFIFKEEDRKLKTVHIHNSIPFDELKDEELFPVEYSKEQYDLLHEAYENKLSEIDSANEAIKNQAMLLNRLYQSVPSGILQLECEYPHNIIIANHKIGQIYGIDEKDIKSGNYYNLLYKKIIESEDNISKVLHNGGVIDYEREIIKYNKEKAWISVHLDVLNDVGGNDVIQCVINDITKQKHALIEKENEQKLENSLLRSAIFSSNEAILNLNLTADTYSIITSFEEVESDYRNIPRSGRYDDLIDKSCDLMVHPDYKEEYRIKFDRQNVIKQFKSGKKEIYMELMELGEDGEYHWKSYTFTRAENIYNEDIIGISIVKSLDKQRSERIRSEQLLKDALNAARTANEAKSDFLSRMSHDIRTPLNAIIGMSTIGKLKIEKPNSVLDCFSKIDSSSKYLLSLINDILDMSKIESGKVTLNDERFDFSEMIHEINEIIYDQAVEKGIEYKVYSDINMDKYYIADRLKLNQIFMNLLSNSLKYFSKGDFIHFSFKEVKRERGVSLIEFIVEDSGCGMSKGFLDKLFLPFEQENAGVARNNVGTGLGLTIVKNIVDIMEGNIEVISEKGRGSKFIVTLPLGIIESEEEAEYRKKKELLKGLNVLIADDDEIVAKQIEVIMNDIGAEAVKVNSGSAAVDEVKKKYENDEFFDVCFIDWKMPDMNGIETTGNIRRIVGEDTTIIIITAYDWSVIEDEGRRAGVNHFISKPVFEHTICDYLTDIDVKHIRHRHKKSAKSLKGRNVLLVKDNILNQEIAKSILEMRGMNVDTAENGKEAVDKFIKSDIGYYDMILMDIRMPVMDGIEATKAIRSSSHHRAQDIPIIAVSANAFKEDKIKAFDAGINGYLIKPFDAGNMMDMIEKFLN comes from the coding sequence ATGGGGCGTTTGAATAAAAAAGAGGTTATTGCCTTTGCAAGGAAGATATTGAGGACTTATTTCGTTGAGAGCAGGCTTGATTTTCTGATTTCTACCTTTGATGATGACATCATATGGCTTGGCGGGGGAAGGATGCAAAAGGCAGAGGGGAAAGAGGATGTAGCAAATTGGTTTATTAGCGGAAAAAATGATATGTTCCCATGCGTTATGGAGAACGAAGATTATCAGTATATGCGCCTTGGTGATGATTATCATATGGTAGAAGGCGTGAGCGATCTATATACCTCGGATAATACCGAGCATATAATGTTTGCAAGCCAAAGGATAACCTTTATATTTAAAGAAGAAGATAGAAAGTTAAAGACCGTACATATACATAATTCCATACCTTTCGATGAACTTAAAGATGAGGAGCTGTTTCCCGTTGAATATTCGAAGGAACAGTACGACCTGCTTCATGAAGCATATGAGAATAAGCTGTCTGAAATAGACAGTGCAAATGAGGCGATAAAAAATCAGGCAATGTTATTGAACAGGCTGTATCAGTCCGTACCCAGCGGGATATTACAGCTTGAATGTGAGTATCCTCATAATATCATAATAGCAAATCATAAAATAGGTCAGATATACGGTATAGATGAAAAGGATATAAAAAGCGGGAATTATTATAATCTTCTGTATAAGAAGATTATAGAATCCGAAGATAATATAAGTAAAGTCCTTCATAACGGGGGAGTTATAGATTATGAAAGAGAGATAATTAAATATAATAAGGAAAAAGCATGGATATCCGTTCACTTGGATGTTTTGAACGACGTCGGGGGAAATGATGTTATACAGTGTGTAATAAACGATATAACAAAACAAAAGCATGCACTCATTGAAAAGGAAAATGAACAGAAGCTGGAAAACAGCTTACTTAGGTCAGCTATATTTTCATCAAACGAAGCAATACTGAACCTTAATCTGACTGCCGATACTTATTCGATTATAACTTCTTTTGAAGAGGTTGAATCAGATTACAGGAATATCCCGAGAAGCGGACGCTATGATGACTTAATAGATAAGTCGTGCGATTTGATGGTACATCCTGATTATAAGGAAGAATACCGGATAAAGTTTGACAGACAAAATGTTATAAAGCAGTTTAAATCAGGTAAAAAAGAAATATACATGGAGCTTATGGAGCTTGGCGAAGACGGCGAGTACCACTGGAAATCTTATACATTTACAAGGGCAGAGAATATTTATAATGAAGATATCATCGGTATAAGTATCGTAAAATCTTTGGATAAACAAAGGAGCGAGAGGATAAGATCCGAACAGCTTTTGAAAGATGCCTTAAATGCCGCGAGGACCGCAAACGAAGCGAAGTCGGATTTTTTATCGAGGATGTCTCATGATATAAGGACACCTTTGAATGCAATAATAGGAATGAGTACCATAGGAAAATTAAAGATAGAAAAGCCTAACAGCGTATTGGATTGTTTTTCTAAAATAGATTCTTCTTCAAAATATCTTTTGTCTTTAATAAACGATATCCTGGATATGTCTAAAATAGAAAGCGGAAAAGTAACGTTAAACGATGAAAGGTTTGATTTTTCCGAGATGATACATGAAATCAATGAGATAATATACGATCAGGCGGTAGAGAAAGGTATTGAGTATAAAGTCTATAGCGATATAAATATGGACAAATATTATATTGCAGACAGATTAAAGTTAAATCAGATATTTATGAACCTTTTATCAAATTCGCTGAAATATTTCTCTAAGGGGGATTTTATACATTTTTCCTTTAAGGAAGTCAAGAGAGAAAGAGGCGTTTCATTAATAGAATTCATAGTTGAAGACAGCGGCTGCGGGATGAGCAAAGGATTTTTAGATAAGTTGTTTTTACCTTTCGAGCAGGAAAATGCAGGGGTTGCAAGAAATAATGTAGGTACCGGTCTGGGACTTACCATCGTTAAAAATATAGTTGATATAATGGAAGGGAATATAGAGGTAATAAGCGAAAAGGGAAGGGGAAGCAAATTCATCGTAACACTTCCTCTTGGGATAATAGAGTCTGAGGAAGAAGCCGAATACAGAAAAAAGAAAGAACTTTTAAAGGGTTTGAATGTTCTTATTGCGGATGATGACGAAATAGTCGCAAAACAGATCGAAGTAATAATGAATGATATAGGTGCCGAGGCGGTAAAGGTAAACTCCGGAAGTGCGGCTGTCGATGAAGTAAAGAAGAAATATGAAAACGATGAATTCTTCGATGTATGTTTCATAGACTGGAAAATGCCTGATATGAATGGTATAGAGACCACCGGAAACATAAGGAGGATAGTGGGAGAAGATACTACCATTATAATCATCACCGCTTACGACTGGAGTGTCATCGAAGATGAAGGCAGAAGGGCTGGAGTAAATCACTTTATTTCAAAACCTGTATTCGAGCATACGATATGCGATTATCTCACTGATATAGATGTAAAACATATAAGACACAGACATAAAAAATCCGCAAAATCGTTAAAGGGCAGAAACGTACTGCTGGTAAAGGATAATATCCTTAATCAGGAAATAGCAAAATCTATCCTTGAAATGCGCGGTATGAATGTGGATACTGCCGAAAACGGCAAGGAAGCCGTGGATAAGTTTATAAAATCCGATATAGGATATTACGATATGATACTCATGGATATAAGGATGCCTGTAATGGACGGTATAGAAGCAACTAAGGCGATACGTTCGTCAAGTCATCACAGGGCACAAGATATCCCTATAATCGCTGTATCCGCAAATGCTTTCAAAGAAGATAAAATCAAAGCCTTTGATGCGGGCATAAACGGATATTTGATAAAACCTTTCGATGCGGGAAATATGATGGATATGATTGAAAAGTTCCTTAACTAA